Proteins encoded together in one Vitis vinifera cultivar Pinot Noir 40024 chromosome 4, ASM3070453v1 window:
- the LOC100245746 gene encoding ATP-dependent 6-phosphofructokinase 6 has product MESSNNASTTKVITGDAGYVLEDVPHLNDYIQGLPTYPNQLQTNPAYSVVKQYFVNVDDSVAQKIVCHKNSPRGTHFRRAGPRQKVYFESDEVHACIVTCGGLCPGLNTVIREIVCGLSHMYGVTRILGIDGGYKGFYSRNTIPLTPKVVNDIHKRGGTVLGTSRGGHDTSKIVDSIQDRGINQVYIIGGDGTQKGASVIFEEIRRRGLKVAVAGIPKTIDNDIPVIDKSFGFDTAVEEAQRAINAAHVESESIENGIGMVKLMGRYSGFIAMYATLASRDVDCCLIPESPFYLEGKGGLFEFIERRLKENGHMVIVMAEGAGQELLSESLLSMGQDASGNNLLQDVGLWMSHRIKDHFARQRKIAINLKYIDPTYMIRAIPGNASDNVYCTLLAQSAVHGAMAGYTGFTIGIVNGRHAYIPFHRINESRNKVVITDRMWARLLSSTNQPSFQNPKDVAEVKKEEAPATGLLDGDNSKDDHKPVDQKA; this is encoded by the exons ATGGAATCTTCCAATAATGCTTCGACGACGAAAGTGATTACCGGCGACGCCGGATATGTACTTGAAGATGTTCCTCATTTGAATGATTACATCCAAGGGCTTCCC ACTTATCCCAATCAGTTGCAGACGAACCCCGCATATTCAGTTGTTAA GCAGTACTTTGTTAATGTAGACGATTCTGTGGCTCAAAAG ATCGTTTGTCACAAGAATAGTCCAAGAGGGACACATTTCCGACGGGCAGGGCCTCGCCAAAAG GTGTATTTTGAGTCAGATGAAGTGCACGCATGTATTGTAACATGTGGTGGTCTGTGCCCTGGGCTCAACACAGTCATCAGGGAAATTGTGTGTGGCCTTTCCCACATGTATGGCGTCACAAGGATCCTTGGGATAGAT GGAGGATACAAAGGATTCTATTCTCGAAATACCATTCCTTTAACTCCcaaggttgtgaatgacatCCATAAACGTGGTGGTACTGTCCTTGGCACATCAAGAGGAGGCCATGATACCTCAAAGATAGTTGACAGCATTCAGGATCGTGGGATTAATCAG GTTTATATAATTGGAGGTGATGGAACACAGAAAGGAGCATCTGTGATTTTTGAG GAAATTAGACGCCGTGGTCTCAAAGTTGCAGTTGCTGGAATCCCCAAAACAATTGATAATGACATTCCA GTTATTGACAAATCGTTTGGTTTTGATACTGCTGTTGAAGAAGCACAGCGTGCCATTAATGCGGCACATGTTGAATCTGAAAGTATTGAGAATGGTATTGGCATGGTGAAGCTAATGGGACGCTACAGTG GATTCATTGCGATGTATGCTACACTTGCCAGTCGAGATGTAGACTGTTGTTTGATTCCAGAGTCACCATTCTATCTTGAAGGGAAAGGTGGACTTTTTGAATTTATAGAAAGACGTCTCAAAGAAAATGGACACATGGTTATTGTGATGGCTGAAGGAGCAGGACAGGAGCTTCTGTCAGAGAGCTTACTTTCCATGGGGCAAGATGCTTCAGGAAACAATCTGCTCCAAGACGTTGGACTCTGGATGTCTCATAGAATCAAG GATCATTTTGCAAGACAGCGTAAGATTGCCATTAATCTGAAGTATATAG ATCCTACATACATGATCCGTGCTATTCCAGGCAATGCATCTGACAATGTGTACTGCACACTCCTTGCTCAAAGTGCTGTTCATGGAGCAATGGCAGGTTACACTGGCTTCACGATTGGGATTGTCAATGGAAGACATGCATACATTCCTTTCCAT CGCATCAATGAGAGTCGGAACAAGGTTGTGATAACCGACAGGATGTGGGCAAGGCTCCTTTCGTCAACAAACCAGCCAAGCTTCCAGAACCCCAAAGATGTTGCTGAAGTCAAAAAAGAGGAAGCACCTGCCACTGGGTTGCTGGATGGGGATAACTCTAAAGATGACCACAAGCCAGTTGACCAAAAAGCATAA
- the LOC100268070 gene encoding serine/threonine-protein kinase Aurora-1, translating into MAIAAETQPQEKASSDVPAVEKKRWTLNDFDIGKPLGRGKFGHVYLAREKRSNHIVALKVLFKSQLQQSQVEHQLRREVEIQSHLRHPNILRLYGYFYDQKRVYLILEYAAKGELYKELQKCKYFSERRAATYVASLARALIYCHGKHVIHRDIKPENLLVGAQGELKIADFGWSVHTFNRRRTMCGTLDYLPPEMVESVEHDASVDIWSLGVLCYEFLYGVPPFEAKEHSDTYRRIVQVDLKFPPKPIVSSTAKDLISQMLVKDSSQRLPLHKLLEHPWIVQNADPSGVYRA; encoded by the exons ATGGCGATCGCCGCAGAGACTCAACCTCAGGAGAAG GCTTCTTCAGATGTTCCAGCAGTGGAGAAAAAAAGGTGGACCCTAAATGACTTTGACATTGGAAAGCCCCTGGGGCGAGGAAAGTTCGGTCATGTCTATTTGGCGAGGGAAAAGAGA AGCAATCATATTGTGGCCCTAAAAGTGCTCTTCAAGAGCCAACTGCAACAGTCTCAGGTTGAGCATCAGCTTCGCCGGGAAGTTGAAATACAAAGTCATCTTCGACACCCCAATATCTTGCGCCTTTATGGGTACTTTTATGATCAG AAACGAGTGTATTTGATATTAGAATATGCGGCCAAAGGTGAACTCTACAAGGAACTACAGAAGTGTAAATACTTCAGTGAAAGGCGTGCTGCTACT TACGTTGCTTCATTAGCTCGGGCTCTCATATATTGCCATGGGAAGCATGTAATACACAGAGACATCAAACCTGAGAACCTGTTAGTTGGGGCACAG GGTGAACTTAAGATTGCAGATTTTGGATGGTCAGTGCACACATTTAACCGCAGAAGGACCATGTGTGGCACACTGGACTACCTTCCACCTGAGATGG TGGAGAGTGTGGAGCATGATGCTAGTGTGGACATATGGAGCCTTGGTGTACTTTGCTATGAGTTTCTTTATGGGGTTCCTCCTTTTGAGGCTAAGGAACACTCAGACACCTACAGAAG GATTGTGCAAGTTGATTTAAAGTTCCCCCCAAAACCAATAGTCTCTTCTACAGCGAAGGACCTCATCAGTCAG aTGCTGGTGAAGGATTCTTCGCAGCGGCTCCCACTACACAAGCTCCTTGAGCATCCCTGGATCGTTCAGAATGCAGATCCCTCTGGTGTCTATAGGGCTTGA